From a single Calothrix sp. NIES-2098 genomic region:
- a CDS encoding extracellular ligand-binding receptor, whose product MKKSTALTTTLITSLTILLTGCGGASNSTNTGSNSQTQSANTSGAIPIGIAFAQTSNVALLGQEQVAGAKIAEKYFNDKGGVNGTPIKLVFQDTSGDENGAINAFQTLINKDKVVGIVGPTLSQQAFSADPVADRAKVPVLGASNTANKIPEIGDYVARVSAPVSIVAPNSVKAALKQNPNIKKVAVFFAQNDAFSKSETEIFQKTVKDQGLELVTVQKFQTSDTDFQSQATNAINLKPDLVIISGLAADGGNLVRQLRELGYKGLIVGGNGLNTSNILPVCKALCDGVLIAQAYSPEHPGEINSAFRKAYSDQFKKEPPQFSAQAFAAVQVYVEALQALDKKTKVNKLALPQLRNDLNKQILAGKYNTPLGEIAFTPVGEVVQKDFYVAQIKMDKDGSQGKFAFLK is encoded by the coding sequence ATGAAAAAATCCACTGCGCTGACAACTACATTGATTACCAGTTTGACTATACTGCTAACAGGCTGTGGTGGAGCTAGCAATAGTACAAATACAGGTAGTAATTCCCAAACTCAGAGTGCAAATACATCTGGTGCAATTCCTATTGGTATTGCTTTTGCCCAAACTAGTAACGTAGCTTTGCTTGGTCAAGAACAAGTAGCTGGAGCTAAAATCGCTGAGAAGTATTTTAACGATAAAGGTGGTGTTAACGGTACTCCAATTAAATTGGTGTTTCAAGACACTAGCGGCGATGAAAATGGAGCAATTAACGCCTTTCAAACTTTAATTAATAAAGATAAAGTTGTCGGTATTGTGGGGCCTACTTTGTCACAACAAGCTTTTAGTGCTGACCCTGTTGCCGATCGCGCTAAAGTACCAGTACTGGGCGCATCTAATACTGCTAATAAAATTCCAGAAATTGGTGATTATGTAGCGCGCGTTTCTGCACCAGTTTCTATTGTCGCGCCTAATTCCGTGAAAGCAGCACTTAAGCAAAATCCCAACATTAAAAAAGTTGCAGTTTTCTTTGCCCAAAACGATGCATTTAGTAAATCAGAAACCGAGATTTTTCAAAAAACTGTAAAGGATCAAGGTTTGGAATTGGTGACAGTACAAAAATTCCAAACTAGCGATACAGATTTTCAAAGCCAAGCCACAAATGCAATTAACCTGAAACCAGATTTGGTAATTATCTCTGGTTTAGCAGCTGATGGTGGGAACTTAGTTAGACAATTGCGGGAACTCGGTTATAAAGGCTTAATCGTTGGTGGTAATGGACTGAATACTTCCAATATTTTGCCAGTATGTAAAGCATTGTGTGATGGCGTACTCATTGCTCAAGCTTACAGTCCAGAACATCCTGGTGAAATTAACTCGGCATTTCGGAAAGCTTATAGCGATCAATTTAAGAAAGAACCGCCCCAATTTAGCGCCCAAGCTTTTGCCGCAGTTCAAGTTTATGTAGAAGCGCTCCAAGCTTTAGATAAAAAGACCAAAGTTAACAAATTAGCTTTACCTCAATTAAGGAATGACTTAAACAAACAGATACTAGCAGGAAAATATAATACGCCGTTGGGTGAAATTGCCTTTACTCCTGTCGGTGAAGTTGTCCAAAAAGATTTTTATGTAGCTCAAATCAAAATGGACAAAGATGGCAGTCAAGGTAAATTCGCATTTTTAAAATAG
- a CDS encoding inner-membrane translocator yields MDINLFLQQFLNGLSIGSVYAIFALGYTLVYSILGIINLAHGAVFTLGAYFTYALMGGTFGFNGLLANATLPVKLPFAIALILGSSLAGLVGVAMERIAFQPLRRKGSDPLLTVVSSLGVAVVIVNLIQYLVGAESYTYPAGAYGSLPASINFGSPENPIPIRSVQIVIFVVSVVFVAILTYFINSTKYGKAMQAIAEDPTTASLLGINTDGFIVLTFFISSFLAGLAGTLVASSVSIAGPYFGIAFGLRGLAVIVLGGLGSIPGAVLGGLVIGLVEAFVPGEYSGYKDAVAFAILFVMLIVRPQGLLGRRFIQKV; encoded by the coding sequence ATGGATATAAATCTGTTTCTGCAACAATTTTTAAACGGGCTATCTATTGGCAGCGTTTATGCAATTTTTGCTTTGGGATACACGCTAGTTTATTCCATTTTGGGGATTATTAATTTAGCTCATGGGGCAGTGTTTACTCTGGGTGCATATTTCACTTATGCACTCATGGGTGGAACTTTTGGATTTAATGGCTTGCTAGCTAATGCCACGCTACCTGTAAAATTACCATTTGCGATCGCCTTAATTTTAGGTAGTAGCCTGGCTGGGTTGGTGGGGGTAGCGATGGAACGCATTGCTTTCCAACCTCTACGCCGTAAAGGATCTGACCCTTTATTAACAGTAGTTTCCAGCTTGGGTGTCGCGGTGGTAATTGTGAACCTCATCCAATATTTAGTTGGTGCAGAAAGTTATACCTATCCCGCAGGCGCTTACGGGAGTTTACCAGCTTCGATTAACTTTGGTAGCCCAGAGAATCCTATCCCCATTCGTAGCGTGCAGATAGTAATTTTTGTTGTTTCTGTTGTCTTTGTTGCAATTCTTACCTATTTTATCAATAGTACTAAATATGGAAAGGCAATGCAGGCGATCGCAGAAGATCCAACCACCGCCAGTTTGTTAGGAATTAACACCGATGGCTTTATTGTGCTGACATTTTTTATCAGTAGTTTCTTAGCAGGATTAGCGGGAACTTTAGTTGCTTCTAGCGTCAGTATTGCTGGGCCGTATTTTGGTATCGCCTTTGGTTTAAGGGGTTTAGCAGTGATTGTTTTGGGTGGTTTGGGTAGTATTCCTGGTGCAGTGCTAGGAGGTTTAGTCATTGGTTTAGTGGAAGCATTTGTACCAGGTGAATATTCTGGCTATAAAGACGCTGTAGCATTTGCAATTTTATTTGTCATGCTAATAGTTAGACCCCAAGGTTTGCTAGGACGGCGGTTTATTCAGAAGGTTTAA
- a CDS encoding branched-chain amino acid ABC transporter permease protein gives MSEFFSTYGSLIVSMVLGALLGLSLYLPLMTGQLSLASPGFYALGGYTAAILSTKVFTSTSDLFPIPLLLIEMVIAGVISGLLGVVIGIPTLRLRGIYLAIATIAFVEVLRVLSLNLEITGSAVGIFGIPQPFQTQIEYLWIALPLLLIAMVLFYRLERIKVGRAFTAIREDELAAGAMGINPTYYKVLAFTLGAILAGVVGAISAHFLNTWNARQGTFDASIIYLTFVLIGGSRTFLGSIVGGMVFTALPEVLRSLADTGGLPNWLAQFLRDGRLIIFGLLIVVGTIFFPQGLVTPDILKKRKVKNKQI, from the coding sequence ATGTCTGAATTTTTTTCTACTTACGGTTCACTAATTGTCTCTATGGTATTGGGGGCGTTACTTGGGCTATCGCTTTACTTACCATTAATGACTGGACAACTATCTTTAGCAAGCCCTGGATTTTATGCTTTAGGTGGTTATACTGCCGCAATTTTATCTACCAAAGTTTTTACGTCTACCAGCGATCTATTTCCAATTCCGCTGTTATTAATTGAGATGGTAATTGCTGGTGTAATTTCCGGTTTATTAGGTGTAGTCATAGGAATTCCCACATTACGATTACGAGGAATTTATTTAGCGATCGCTACTATTGCTTTTGTAGAAGTTCTGCGTGTTCTCTCCCTCAATTTGGAAATTACAGGCAGTGCTGTGGGGATTTTTGGCATTCCTCAACCGTTCCAAACTCAAATCGAATATTTATGGATTGCTTTGCCATTACTCTTAATTGCGATGGTTTTATTTTACCGTCTAGAACGCATTAAAGTAGGTAGGGCTTTTACTGCTATTCGTGAAGATGAATTAGCCGCAGGTGCGATGGGAATTAACCCCACCTACTACAAAGTTTTAGCATTTACATTAGGAGCAATTCTTGCAGGTGTAGTTGGTGCAATTAGCGCCCACTTTCTCAATACTTGGAATGCCCGTCAAGGTACTTTTGATGCTAGTATTATCTACCTAACTTTCGTGTTAATTGGCGGTTCTCGAACTTTTTTAGGTTCGATAGTAGGAGGGATGGTATTTACAGCCTTACCAGAAGTTTTACGCAGCCTAGCCGATACAGGCGGATTACCTAATTGGTTAGCACAATTTTTACGAGATGGAAGATTAATTATTTTTGGCTTATTAATTGTTGTGGGAACAATCTTTTTCCCTCAAGGTCTGGTGACACCAGATATCTTAAAAAAACGCAAAGTTAAAAATAAGCAAATATGA